In Marinobacter sp. LQ44, the following are encoded in one genomic region:
- a CDS encoding Fe(3+) ABC transporter substrate-binding protein, which translates to MVSHKAKLAASVLATTLAATSVSASEVNLYSARHYDSDQAIYNAFTEETGIKVNLIEGKSDALIQRIKREGVASPADILITVDAGNLWRADQEGIFQPVNSETLNSRLPDTLRHPEGHWFGFSQRLRVIYYDRSDFDPAQISQYEDLAKPEFKGEICIRSSSNIYNQSLLASLVEHHGEEGAQEWAQGVVDNMARDPQGGDTDQIRAVAAGECNLAVGNHYYYARLLNSDDVADREVAREVGIIFPNQDGRGVHANIGGAGVVATAPNKDNAVRFLEFLASDTAQQIFAESNHEYPAVEGVLKNPVLDSWGNLNIDDINVSVLGTNNPEAVKIFDRVGWR; encoded by the coding sequence GTGGTATCTCATAAAGCGAAATTGGCAGCTTCTGTACTGGCAACCACCCTGGCGGCAACCAGTGTATCTGCGAGTGAAGTGAATCTGTACTCCGCACGCCACTATGATTCCGACCAGGCCATTTACAATGCTTTCACTGAGGAAACCGGCATCAAGGTTAACCTGATCGAAGGCAAGTCGGATGCACTGATCCAGCGGATCAAGCGCGAGGGCGTCGCCAGCCCGGCGGATATCCTGATCACAGTCGATGCGGGCAACCTCTGGCGTGCCGACCAGGAAGGCATTTTCCAGCCGGTCAATTCTGAAACCCTGAACAGCCGACTGCCGGATACCCTGCGTCACCCTGAAGGCCACTGGTTTGGTTTCAGTCAGCGCCTGCGTGTGATCTACTACGATCGCTCTGATTTCGATCCGGCCCAGATCAGCCAGTACGAAGATCTGGCGAAGCCCGAGTTCAAGGGCGAAATCTGCATCCGTTCATCCAGCAACATCTACAACCAGTCTCTGCTGGCCAGCCTGGTCGAGCACCATGGTGAAGAAGGGGCACAGGAGTGGGCCCAGGGCGTTGTGGACAACATGGCTCGTGATCCCCAGGGTGGCGATACCGACCAGATTCGCGCCGTAGCCGCCGGTGAATGCAACCTGGCCGTTGGCAACCACTACTACTATGCCCGCCTGCTGAACTCCGACGATGTGGCTGATCGTGAAGTGGCCCGTGAAGTCGGCATTATCTTCCCGAACCAGGATGGCCGTGGCGTGCACGCCAACATCGGTGGTGCCGGTGTGGTAGCCACTGCGCCCAACAAAGACAACGCGGTGCGGTTCCTCGAGTTCCTGGCTTCCGATACGGCCCAGCAGATCTTTGCCGAGAGCAACCACGAGTACCCGGCAGTAGAGGGCGTTCTGAAGAACCCGGTACTGGATTCCTGGGGTAACCTGAACATTGATGACATCAATGTCAGCGTACTGGGCACCAACAATCCGGAAGCGGTTAAGATCTTTGACCGGGTAGGCTGGCGTTGA
- a CDS encoding YbcC family protein, which produces MLASNLNATTEANTDTPDWQEAVTDACNRIAPSWPLDQMIAVNPFWEMRDLPFTKVASRMAALNGTCCQNQAVLLHQGNGAVPAETASMPEHWQNLSAQLDRNRDTAHHVGWQDEVIHQISQFCGDYFQRLDAGDFRADAQDLYQSWLEMTRADRGIAIVMEEPSLPSQFQVLPDQHDKLITDAFNALAAEPSYTADYAHALLLDINGWSSWAAYLRWQSRLRGSEEDLLPGVLAIRLAWELAIWRHVQHIGGAIFAELKRGWLQQWDTWPEMLEIHEKSQTMGWRQLTEAETAYQAQLADKLLSKSEKQWTNDQPPKLQAAFCIDVRSEVFRRALEAQDSAIQTLGFAGFFGLPISYRPKGTGFSRPQLPGLLAPALEVTEAEPSGRFSRQSLANHSHWSQFSNAGPASFSFIESMGLAGLGRMVRKTFFGKSSANPVDQLHKGHTEFEIRQNGALLGAEEKAELAGGILRAMTLTHEFAPTVLLVGHGSSTRNNPHAAGLDCGACGGQTGSVNVRVLAGILNDAEVRAALADQGISIPSETRFVGALHNTTTDEIECAGDVPDDIRHFLARAGAQARRERAVRLGIATENDVDSAIRKRSQDWSEVRPEWGLAGNASFIVAPRSATRHLDLGGRSFLHDYRWREDEGFGILELIMTAPMVVTHWINLQYFMSVTDNFHYGSGNKVLHNVVGGHLGVFEGNGGDLRIGLPLQSVHDGQRWMHEPLRLSVYIAAPKDAIAEIATKHKVVQDLIDNEWLYLFRVDDEQTLIERFYRNQWETGAKVG; this is translated from the coding sequence ATGTTAGCGTCCAATCTTAATGCCACCACCGAAGCAAACACCGACACGCCGGATTGGCAGGAAGCCGTCACCGATGCCTGCAATCGGATTGCGCCGTCCTGGCCGCTGGATCAGATGATCGCGGTTAACCCGTTCTGGGAAATGCGGGATCTGCCGTTTACCAAGGTAGCCTCACGCATGGCGGCACTCAACGGCACCTGCTGTCAGAATCAGGCCGTGCTTTTACACCAGGGCAATGGTGCTGTCCCGGCCGAAACTGCCAGCATGCCGGAGCACTGGCAGAATCTCAGCGCCCAACTGGATCGCAACCGCGATACAGCCCATCACGTGGGCTGGCAGGACGAGGTTATTCACCAAATCAGTCAGTTCTGCGGCGACTACTTCCAGCGCCTGGATGCGGGAGATTTCAGGGCGGATGCCCAGGATCTGTATCAAAGCTGGCTGGAAATGACCCGGGCAGACCGTGGCATTGCCATCGTCATGGAAGAGCCATCATTGCCTTCCCAATTTCAGGTCCTGCCCGATCAGCACGATAAGCTGATCACAGACGCCTTCAACGCCCTCGCGGCAGAGCCTTCCTACACGGCGGATTATGCCCACGCGCTCCTGCTGGATATCAACGGATGGTCATCCTGGGCCGCCTACCTCCGTTGGCAATCAAGACTGCGTGGCAGCGAGGAAGATTTACTGCCGGGCGTGTTAGCCATCCGGCTGGCCTGGGAACTGGCCATCTGGCGGCATGTTCAACACATTGGCGGCGCCATCTTCGCCGAGCTGAAACGGGGTTGGCTTCAACAGTGGGACACCTGGCCCGAAATGCTGGAGATCCATGAAAAATCCCAAACCATGGGGTGGCGCCAACTTACAGAAGCCGAGACGGCCTACCAGGCACAGCTGGCCGATAAACTTCTGTCAAAATCTGAAAAGCAATGGACGAACGACCAGCCACCCAAACTTCAGGCCGCCTTCTGCATTGATGTTCGCTCGGAGGTTTTTCGCCGTGCGCTGGAAGCCCAGGACTCCGCGATCCAGACTCTTGGGTTTGCGGGTTTCTTCGGGCTACCGATTTCGTACCGCCCCAAAGGCACCGGGTTTTCCCGGCCCCAACTACCGGGTTTGCTGGCGCCCGCGCTAGAGGTTACAGAGGCCGAGCCGTCTGGACGCTTCAGTCGGCAGTCACTGGCCAACCATTCCCACTGGTCACAGTTTTCCAACGCGGGACCGGCCAGCTTCAGCTTTATCGAGAGCATGGGGCTGGCAGGTCTGGGACGCATGGTGCGCAAGACCTTTTTTGGCAAATCCTCGGCTAACCCGGTCGACCAGCTCCATAAAGGACATACCGAGTTCGAGATCCGCCAGAATGGCGCCCTGTTGGGAGCTGAAGAGAAAGCAGAGCTGGCGGGCGGTATTCTCCGGGCCATGACCCTGACTCATGAGTTTGCGCCCACCGTACTGCTGGTCGGGCACGGCAGCAGTACCCGCAACAACCCACATGCCGCGGGCCTGGACTGCGGTGCCTGCGGAGGCCAGACCGGCTCGGTGAATGTTCGTGTGCTCGCCGGCATACTCAACGACGCCGAGGTACGCGCGGCCCTGGCTGACCAGGGAATTTCCATCCCATCGGAAACCCGTTTCGTGGGAGCACTGCATAACACCACCACCGACGAGATAGAGTGCGCCGGTGACGTTCCCGACGACATCCGGCATTTCCTGGCCAGGGCCGGTGCCCAGGCACGCCGTGAACGAGCGGTTCGTCTTGGAATCGCGACCGAAAATGACGTCGACAGCGCCATCAGAAAACGCAGCCAGGACTGGTCCGAAGTTCGCCCAGAATGGGGGCTAGCCGGGAACGCCAGCTTTATAGTGGCGCCCCGCTCAGCCACACGACACCTGGATCTGGGAGGTCGCAGCTTCCTCCACGACTACCGTTGGCGCGAAGACGAGGGCTTCGGAATCCTCGAACTGATCATGACCGCGCCCATGGTGGTCACCCACTGGATCAACCTGCAGTACTTCATGTCCGTTACCGATAACTTTCATTACGGCAGCGGAAACAAAGTCCTGCATAACGTGGTTGGCGGCCACCTGGGCGTTTTCGAGGGCAACGGCGGCGACTTGCGGATCGGGCTGCCACTGCAGTCGGTACACGATGGCCAGCGCTGGATGCACGAACCACTCCGCCTGAGCGTTTACATTGCTGCCCCCAAAGATGCCATTGCCGAGATAGCCACAAAGCACAAAGTGGTGCAGGACCTGATCGATAATGAGTGGCTATACCTGTTCCGGGTCGATGACGAGCAGACATTGATCGAACGTTTTTACCGGAATCAGTGGGAAACCGGCGCAAAAGTTGGCTGA
- a CDS encoding NADH-quinone oxidoreductase subunit L — MFDVQAIESLFSLLVPLLFGAGAVATGLVTNNSNLLAQSFTFKLAFVCAVAAAIGRWWWPVDGVWLSHAPLTSIMLLLITLLGMVLGRFSERYLAGDPGQRRFMIWLQVILASVAMIAITNHLLVFLVSWIIISVSLHQLLMFFPDRPRAALAAHKKFIFARIAEFCLALAFLLLYVQYDTPFIDRILAQVSTSSELPAAAQIAAILMAAAALFKCAQMPFHGWLIQVVESPTPVSALLHAGVVNLGGFLMILMAPLIVQASAAQWLLLLVAGPTAVFASLVMMTRISIKVRLAWSTCAQMGWMLVECALGLYELALLHLVAHSAYKAHTFLNAGNTVELSMKKRLVEINQPGPGQWLTAVCFSALFMLPTIFLANEARPADLFSWVVPGIALTILLSEFLAAGGGVFTLGRGLILGAVFWALYWLQKTFFSLMLTPPDSQAGLVAVGFVAILIALLVRGYYQIRYHRFSPAGARLYRFLFAAGYLDEWSTRLTLKIWPAKLPDVVRPRAVVSVSSTSGSRESV; from the coding sequence ATGTTCGATGTTCAGGCGATCGAATCCTTGTTCTCACTATTAGTACCGTTACTTTTCGGCGCCGGAGCAGTCGCTACCGGATTGGTAACCAACAACAGCAACCTGCTCGCACAATCGTTCACCTTCAAGCTTGCCTTCGTGTGTGCTGTAGCCGCCGCAATCGGAAGATGGTGGTGGCCGGTCGATGGCGTCTGGTTAAGTCACGCGCCTCTGACCTCAATCATGTTGTTGCTGATCACTTTGCTGGGAATGGTATTGGGACGCTTCTCGGAGAGGTATCTTGCGGGGGATCCCGGCCAGCGCCGTTTCATGATCTGGCTTCAAGTGATCCTCGCCAGCGTGGCCATGATCGCCATAACGAATCATTTGTTGGTGTTCCTCGTCAGCTGGATTATCATCAGCGTAAGCCTGCACCAGTTGTTGATGTTCTTTCCTGATCGCCCGCGCGCCGCCCTGGCCGCGCACAAAAAATTCATCTTTGCGCGAATTGCGGAGTTCTGCCTGGCACTGGCGTTCCTCCTGCTTTATGTCCAGTACGACACACCATTTATTGATCGGATCCTGGCCCAGGTATCCACTTCATCAGAACTGCCCGCCGCAGCGCAAATTGCTGCGATCCTGATGGCAGCGGCTGCCCTCTTTAAATGCGCCCAGATGCCTTTCCACGGCTGGCTGATCCAGGTGGTGGAATCACCCACCCCGGTGTCTGCGCTGCTTCACGCTGGCGTTGTTAACCTTGGCGGCTTCCTGATGATTCTGATGGCGCCGCTGATTGTCCAGGCAAGCGCTGCCCAATGGCTTTTATTGTTGGTGGCGGGACCTACTGCTGTGTTTGCCAGCCTCGTCATGATGACGCGCATCTCCATCAAGGTGAGGCTGGCCTGGTCAACCTGCGCCCAAATGGGCTGGATGCTGGTTGAGTGCGCTCTAGGCCTTTACGAGCTGGCGCTCCTGCACCTCGTGGCCCATTCCGCCTACAAGGCACACACCTTCCTTAACGCGGGCAACACAGTCGAGCTGTCGATGAAAAAACGTCTGGTTGAAATCAACCAGCCCGGCCCTGGGCAGTGGCTGACCGCTGTTTGTTTTTCGGCCCTGTTCATGCTGCCGACCATCTTCCTGGCCAACGAGGCAAGACCGGCAGATCTTTTTTCATGGGTCGTGCCTGGCATCGCGTTGACGATTTTGCTTTCAGAATTCTTGGCTGCGGGCGGTGGCGTTTTCACCCTTGGCAGAGGCTTGATTCTTGGTGCCGTTTTCTGGGCTCTGTACTGGCTTCAGAAAACCTTCTTCAGTCTGATGCTGACGCCACCGGATAGCCAGGCAGGACTGGTAGCCGTGGGTTTCGTCGCTATCCTGATCGCCCTGCTCGTGCGCGGCTACTACCAGATTCGCTATCACCGTTTCTCACCCGCCGGCGCCAGGCTTTACCGATTCCTGTTTGCCGCAGGCTATCTCGATGAGTGGTCCACGCGCCTGACCCTGAAAATCTGGCCGGCGAAACTGCCCGATGTTGTGCGGCCCCGGGCCGTGGTCAGCGTGTCCTCAACTTCTGGTTCCAGGGAGTCCGTGTAA
- the ltrA gene encoding group II intron reverse transcriptase/maturase: protein MIISEMQRKLATWTASDPTRRVDRLLRLIAQPDWLAEAARITLSSKGANTPGVDGETKLTVQARLPAILKQIRNDLLSDAYQPLPARRVYIPKANGKQRPLGIPTLRDRIVQRAMLMAMEPMWESDFHALSYGFRPERSVHHAIRTVKLQLTDNTETRGRWVIEGDLSSYFDTVHHRLLMKAVRRRIKDRRFLNLLWRFIKAGHIDVGLFRAASEGVPQGGVISPLLSNIMLHEFDQYLNRRYLGKKARKDRWYWNHSIQIGRSTAIREDWQWKPAVAYCRYADDFVVIVKGTKAQAEAIREECREMLEGTLKLKLNMDKTKITHVNDGFVFLGHRIIRKRSRYGDMRVVATIPRHKARNFAASLTAKLSGNYSESKIDMVESINRKLKGWASFYQFVDYKAKVLSYIDGVVFWKLAHWLGRKYRSRLKPLMRHWFKAPASGQSKTWVLYGRTNQGLFSGAILYRLVGHGKKRFRWRLPEGNPYLRTEPRNTWTSRFPEVAMALSSV from the coding sequence TTGATAATCAGCGAAATGCAACGCAAGCTAGCGACTTGGACAGCATCCGACCCCACCCGCCGGGTGGACAGGTTGCTGCGCCTGATAGCACAGCCTGACTGGCTCGCAGAAGCTGCTCGGATCACTCTGTCTTCCAAAGGTGCAAACACGCCGGGGGTAGATGGAGAGACCAAGCTGACTGTGCAGGCCAGACTGCCGGCCATTCTGAAACAAATCAGGAACGATTTACTCTCTGATGCTTATCAGCCGTTACCGGCTCGAAGGGTTTATATCCCTAAGGCCAACGGCAAGCAACGGCCACTGGGTATCCCCACCCTGCGCGACCGCATCGTTCAACGGGCCATGTTAATGGCGATGGAGCCCATGTGGGAAAGCGACTTCCATGCGCTCTCCTACGGGTTCCGACCGGAACGGAGCGTTCATCACGCGATCCGTACAGTGAAACTTCAACTGACGGATAACACGGAAACGCGCGGACGCTGGGTCATCGAAGGGGATCTGTCCAGCTACTTTGATACCGTGCATCATCGGCTTCTGATGAAAGCTGTACGCCGCAGAATCAAGGATCGAAGGTTCCTGAATCTTCTTTGGCGATTTATCAAAGCCGGTCACATTGATGTAGGTCTTTTCCGGGCAGCAAGTGAAGGCGTACCTCAGGGCGGCGTCATATCGCCGCTGCTGTCGAATATCATGCTGCATGAATTCGATCAGTACCTGAATAGGCGCTACCTCGGCAAAAAGGCCCGGAAGGATCGATGGTACTGGAACCACAGTATCCAGATCGGCCGAAGCACAGCCATCCGAGAGGACTGGCAATGGAAGCCAGCCGTCGCCTACTGCCGCTATGCCGATGACTTTGTGGTTATCGTCAAGGGCACCAAAGCCCAGGCAGAGGCGATTAGAGAAGAATGCCGGGAGATGCTGGAAGGAACTCTCAAGCTGAAACTTAACATGGATAAAACCAAGATTACCCATGTGAACGACGGCTTCGTGTTCTTGGGGCATCGCATCATCCGCAAGCGAAGCCGTTATGGCGATATGCGGGTGGTGGCGACGATCCCCCGGCATAAGGCACGTAACTTTGCAGCATCTTTAACCGCCAAGCTGTCAGGCAATTATAGTGAAAGCAAAATCGACATGGTCGAATCCATCAACCGAAAGCTGAAAGGCTGGGCGTCGTTCTATCAGTTCGTCGATTACAAAGCGAAAGTCCTCAGCTACATCGATGGTGTCGTGTTCTGGAAACTGGCCCATTGGCTGGGCCGCAAATATCGCTCCCGGCTCAAACCGCTGATGCGTCATTGGTTCAAAGCCCCGGCTTCAGGTCAAAGTAAGACTTGGGTGCTGTATGGCAGAACCAATCAGGGGCTGTTCAGTGGAGCCATTCTGTACCGACTCGTCGGTCACGGGAAAAAGCGATTCCGTTGGCGTCTTCCGGAGGGTAATCCCTACCTGAGGACAGAACCCAGAAACACTTGGACCTCGCGCTTTCCTGAGGTCGCTATGGCACTTTCCAGCGTTTAA
- a CDS encoding DUF6671 family protein, protein MGLGSEGAFGGGLFCINLEIVCLFDQKHGLTLYGEHAAPFGLEQASVSSVEELKRFMDRCPTGQGLVMRPEHAGHPDIHKGLHHQHEINTRFRALRGNSTSGQVFVEYDLRAHHSPGRMANIGLAAENLRAKMESLCPSCVLPGFWITDFERGLPCSACDTPTSRPRTYVWSCQACDYKESRPVEAVTTEPDFCPTCNP, encoded by the coding sequence ATTGGCCTCGGCAGCGAAGGAGCCTTCGGCGGTGGTCTTTTCTGCATCAATCTGGAGATTGTGTGCTTGTTTGACCAGAAACACGGCCTAACTCTTTACGGAGAACACGCGGCGCCGTTTGGCCTTGAACAGGCCTCCGTAAGTTCTGTTGAAGAACTGAAGAGGTTTATGGATCGCTGCCCCACGGGTCAGGGGCTGGTAATGCGGCCCGAGCATGCAGGGCACCCGGACATTCACAAGGGACTGCATCACCAGCATGAAATCAATACCCGGTTCAGAGCGCTTCGAGGCAACTCGACGTCTGGACAGGTTTTCGTCGAATACGACCTTCGCGCACATCATTCTCCAGGTAGAATGGCCAACATTGGCCTTGCTGCAGAAAATCTCCGAGCCAAAATGGAAAGCTTGTGTCCCAGTTGTGTTCTGCCCGGCTTCTGGATAACCGATTTTGAAAGAGGACTGCCCTGCAGTGCGTGCGATACACCTACAAGCCGACCCAGAACTTATGTCTGGTCCTGCCAAGCATGCGACTACAAAGAATCACGCCCCGTGGAGGCCGTGACAACCGAACCCGATTTTTGCCCAACCTGTAATCCCTGA
- a CDS encoding ABC transporter ATP-binding protein: MSIYQQSPTYNDQLENGLSGPSLMLDRVHCQFHGDSVVRDINLHLEAGEVVCLLGPSGCGKTTLLRIAAGLQVPSSGKVFLGRSLVSAPGGVQVPPEKRNVGLAFQESALFPHLTVLENVCFGISTLPKKQKQSRALDLLERLGMAGAANVYPHTLSGGQQQRVALARALAPSPRVMLLDEPFSSLDARLRDQIRDDTLHVLKELNTATLLVTHDPEEAMFMADRIALMRDGEIVQTGSPTELYCNPAEPFVVNFFGQVNEHVGIVHDGQVATPLGRLDASGFDEGANVRILIRPEAVKVTPLEGKVADDRTSHVIMSRLLGPTSLLHICAHGPDGQEMHLHAKVPGVFLPEEGQAVSLELDMSQVFLFEAETWR, from the coding sequence ATGAGCATTTACCAGCAAAGCCCCACCTACAACGACCAACTTGAAAACGGTCTGTCGGGCCCGTCACTCATGCTTGACCGGGTGCATTGCCAGTTTCATGGCGATAGCGTTGTCAGAGACATCAACCTCCACCTGGAGGCGGGCGAGGTGGTGTGTCTGCTCGGGCCATCGGGTTGTGGTAAAACGACCCTTTTACGGATCGCAGCAGGGCTTCAGGTACCTTCCAGTGGCAAGGTGTTTCTGGGGCGGTCGCTGGTCTCGGCCCCCGGTGGCGTCCAGGTGCCACCTGAGAAACGCAACGTGGGCCTGGCCTTCCAGGAATCTGCACTTTTCCCGCACCTGACTGTGCTTGAAAACGTCTGCTTTGGCATCAGCACTCTGCCCAAGAAGCAGAAACAATCCAGGGCGCTGGATCTGTTGGAACGCCTGGGCATGGCGGGTGCCGCCAATGTTTACCCACATACACTGTCGGGTGGTCAACAGCAGAGGGTCGCCCTGGCCAGAGCTCTTGCGCCGTCTCCGAGGGTGATGCTACTGGATGAGCCTTTTTCCAGCCTCGATGCCCGCCTGCGCGATCAGATCCGCGACGACACCTTGCATGTGCTCAAGGAACTGAACACGGCAACCCTTCTGGTTACCCATGATCCCGAGGAAGCCATGTTCATGGCCGATCGAATCGCTCTGATGCGTGATGGCGAGATCGTGCAAACTGGCTCGCCCACGGAACTCTACTGCAACCCGGCCGAGCCCTTCGTGGTCAATTTCTTCGGTCAGGTGAATGAACACGTCGGGATTGTGCATGACGGCCAGGTAGCGACGCCTCTGGGCCGACTGGACGCGTCAGGATTCGACGAAGGCGCCAATGTCAGAATTCTGATTCGACCTGAGGCGGTCAAAGTGACGCCCCTGGAGGGGAAGGTCGCTGATGATCGCACCAGCCATGTCATTATGTCCCGCCTACTGGGGCCCACCAGCCTGTTGCATATTTGCGCCCATGGACCAGACGGTCAGGAGATGCACCTGCACGCCAAAGTGCCGGGTGTGTTTCTGCCAGAAGAAGGTCAGGCAGTCTCCCTTGAGCTGGATATGTCCCAGGTTTTCCTGTTTGAGGCAGAAACCTGGCGTTAA
- a CDS encoding L-threonylcarbamoyladenylate synthase — protein MPATIKLDATKSAHIEKAADLLLAGHLVAVPTETVYGLAADASNEQAVIKVFEAKQRPVGHPLIVHVASVDRVRLWVDHIPETAMQLIKEFWPGPLTLLLPKKSGISDFITGGNPGVAVRMPAHPATLATMEELGRDLVAPSANPYGRISPTTAEHVLAGLSGKIEAVLDGGDCSVGIESTIVDMTGKNPVIARPGQIGQSDIEACLGIALCSGKAASQAVPGSVKRHYQPVTTTVGVATHRFAGLLPELARAAEKIGVIWWQSPPGERASESIMLSADPNEYARMLYTAMHSMDKANVDRIVIELPPRESRWLAIHDRLKRACSEQFT, from the coding sequence ATGCCCGCAACCATCAAGTTAGACGCAACAAAATCTGCTCACATTGAGAAAGCAGCTGACCTGCTCCTCGCCGGCCACCTTGTCGCCGTGCCCACGGAAACTGTGTACGGACTGGCGGCCGATGCCAGCAACGAACAGGCGGTCATAAAAGTTTTTGAAGCAAAGCAGCGCCCGGTCGGACATCCCCTGATCGTGCATGTTGCCTCAGTGGACAGGGTCCGGCTCTGGGTAGACCATATCCCGGAAACCGCCATGCAGTTGATCAAGGAATTCTGGCCCGGCCCATTAACGCTGCTACTGCCAAAGAAAAGCGGCATCAGCGATTTCATTACCGGCGGCAATCCGGGCGTGGCGGTAAGAATGCCGGCGCACCCGGCCACGCTAGCGACCATGGAGGAGCTTGGGCGGGATCTGGTTGCTCCGTCCGCCAACCCCTATGGCCGGATCAGCCCGACCACCGCAGAGCACGTACTCGCGGGCCTGTCCGGAAAAATCGAGGCAGTTCTGGACGGCGGAGACTGTTCGGTAGGCATTGAATCCACCATTGTCGACATGACCGGCAAAAACCCAGTCATCGCACGACCGGGGCAGATCGGCCAGAGCGATATCGAAGCCTGCCTTGGAATCGCGCTCTGCTCAGGCAAAGCTGCCAGCCAGGCAGTGCCGGGGAGCGTAAAGCGCCACTACCAGCCGGTCACAACTACCGTTGGAGTGGCCACGCATCGGTTTGCCGGGCTTCTGCCCGAACTCGCACGGGCAGCTGAAAAGATTGGTGTTATCTGGTGGCAGTCGCCACCGGGCGAACGGGCATCCGAATCCATCATGCTCAGCGCCGATCCAAATGAGTACGCTCGCATGCTCTACACCGCCATGCACTCCATGGACAAGGCAAACGTCGATCGGATCGTGATTGAGCTTCCGCCCCGGGAAAGCCGCTGGCTGGCCATTCATGATCGGCTGAAACGGGCCTGTAGCGAACAATTCACTTAA
- a CDS encoding 2Fe-2S iron-sulfur cluster-binding protein, with amino-acid sequence MSAEQLQFESFGATVSTDDGDQTPYRIKFTKSRRTLSWDPGQDSLLSFTEAEGINVASGCRFGVCQACEATLLSGEVKYSEGIQPPGGKNRVLLCSTRPRSDLEIDL; translated from the coding sequence ATCAGCGCAGAGCAGCTTCAATTCGAGAGCTTCGGTGCCACTGTCTCGACCGATGATGGCGATCAGACTCCTTACCGTATCAAATTTACCAAAAGCCGTAGGACCCTGAGCTGGGATCCAGGCCAGGACAGCCTGCTCAGCTTTACCGAGGCGGAAGGAATCAATGTCGCTTCCGGCTGCCGTTTCGGCGTATGTCAGGCCTGTGAAGCTACCCTGCTCTCAGGAGAAGTAAAGTATTCAGAAGGGATTCAGCCTCCTGGAGGAAAAAACAGGGTGCTTTTGTGCTCGACAAGGCCGAGGTCAGATCTGGAGATCGACTTATAG
- the cysD gene encoding sulfate adenylyltransferase subunit CysD, giving the protein MLTHLDHLEAEAIHIMREVAACFEKPCMFYSIGKDSTVMLHLARKAFWPGNVPFTLLHIDTTWEFAEMGRFRDALVEKLNLDLRVWINREALDAGVHPIRSGSVVYNDQMKTQALKQALAHYRFDAALGGARRDEERSRAKERIFSVRDESQQWDPKNQRPEPWAIYNTKINKGESVRVFPLSNWTELDIWMYILRENVEIVPLYYSSPRLSWLDDDTGTILALDDDRMLPHLTPSEEASLETRTIRFRTLGCYPQTGAVESTATTASDIVLEMMSVRTSERDGRLLDKDQTASMERKKREGYF; this is encoded by the coding sequence GTGCTGACCCATCTGGACCATCTTGAAGCAGAAGCGATTCATATCATGCGGGAAGTGGCCGCATGCTTCGAAAAGCCCTGCATGTTCTACTCCATCGGCAAGGACTCAACAGTCATGTTGCACCTTGCGCGGAAGGCCTTTTGGCCCGGCAACGTGCCGTTCACCCTGCTGCATATAGATACAACCTGGGAATTCGCCGAGATGGGGCGGTTCCGGGACGCCTTGGTGGAAAAGCTCAACCTTGACCTACGGGTATGGATTAACAGGGAGGCGCTAGATGCTGGCGTCCACCCGATCCGATCCGGTTCTGTCGTATATAACGACCAAATGAAAACTCAGGCTTTGAAGCAAGCGCTTGCCCATTATCGATTCGATGCAGCACTGGGCGGCGCTCGACGGGACGAGGAAAGATCCCGAGCCAAAGAGCGCATCTTCTCCGTGAGAGACGAATCCCAGCAGTGGGACCCAAAGAATCAACGTCCAGAACCCTGGGCCATCTACAACACCAAGATCAACAAGGGCGAATCAGTTCGAGTCTTCCCTCTTTCAAACTGGACTGAGCTCGACATATGGATGTATATCCTTCGGGAAAACGTTGAGATAGTGCCCCTATACTATTCTTCCCCACGCCTGAGCTGGTTGGACGACGACACAGGAACCATCCTGGCTCTTGATGACGACCGAATGCTGCCTCATCTAACGCCTTCTGAAGAGGCTTCGCTCGAAACACGAACCATCAGATTCCGAACGCTTGGATGCTACCCGCAGACAGGTGCCGTCGAGAGCACCGCGACGACGGCCTCAGATATTGTATTGGAAATGATGTCGGTGCGGACAAGTGAGCGTGACGGTCGTCTGTTGGACAAGGATCAAACAGCCTCCATGGAACGGAAAAAACGTGAAGGCTATTTTTGA
- a CDS encoding IS3 family transposase, whose product MLSRVREIHDDSGGMIGSHRAHDDLAAEEASTSLNRIARLRAKNGIQGWFPPF is encoded by the coding sequence TTGCTGTCACGCGTCAGGGAGATCCATGACGACAGCGGAGGCATGATCGGCTCACACCGTGCGCATGATGACCTGGCTGCCGAGGAAGCTTCAACCAGCCTGAACCGCATTGCGCGGCTGAGGGCTAAAAACGGCATTCAGGGCTGGTTCCCACCGTTTTAA